A genome region from Pseudomonas anguilliseptica includes the following:
- a CDS encoding IS5 family transposase: MKQMTFADAEYAGKRKQTRKELFLIEMDQVVPWKGLIALIEPHYPKGEGGRPAYPLMAMLRVHLMQNWFGYSDPAMEEALYETTILRQFAGLSLERIPDETTILNFRRLLEKHELAAGILAVINGYLGDRGLSLRQGTIVDATLINAPSSTKNKDGKRDPEMHQTKKGNQYYFGMKAHIGVDDESGLVHSVVGTAANVADVTQVDKLLHGKENMVGADAGYTGVEKRPEHEDREVIWQIAARRSTYNTLSKRSALYKAKRKIEKAKAQVRAKVEHPFRVIKRQFGYVKTRFRGLAKNTAQLVTLFALSNLWMARRHLLTNAGEVRL, translated from the coding sequence ATGAAGCAGATGACCTTCGCCGACGCCGAGTACGCCGGCAAGCGCAAGCAAACCCGCAAAGAGCTGTTCCTGATCGAGATGGATCAGGTTGTGCCGTGGAAGGGTTTGATTGCCTTGATCGAACCGCATTACCCCAAGGGTGAAGGCGGACGTCCAGCCTATCCGCTGATGGCGATGTTACGGGTTCATTTGATGCAGAACTGGTTCGGCTACAGCGACCCGGCGATGGAGGAGGCTCTGTACGAGACCACCATCCTGCGCCAGTTTGCGGGTCTGAGCCTGGAGCGCATTCCCGACGAAACCACCATCCTCAACTTCCGCCGATTGCTGGAGAAACACGAACTGGCTGCGGGCATCTTGGCCGTCATCAATGGCTATTTGGGTGACCGCGGTTTGTCATTGCGCCAAGGCACCATCGTCGATGCCACGCTGATCAATGCGCCGAGTTCGACCAAGAACAAGGACGGTAAGCGTGACCCGGAAATGCACCAGACCAAGAAGGGAAACCAGTATTACTTCGGCATGAAGGCGCACATCGGCGTCGATGACGAGTCGGGTTTAGTGCATAGCGTGGTCGGCACGGCAGCCAATGTTGCAGACGTTACTCAGGTCGACAAGCTGCTACACGGCAAAGAAAACATGGTGGGTGCCGACGCGGGTTACACCGGCGTAGAGAAGCGGCCAGAACATGAAGACCGTGAAGTGATCTGGCAGATCGCAGCCCGCCGCAGTACGTACAACACGTTGAGTAAGCGCAGCGCGCTGTACAAAGCCAAGCGCAAGATCGAGAAGGCCAAGGCGCAAGTTCGCGCCAAGGTCGAGCACCCGTTCCGGGTGATCAAGCGTCAGTTCGGTTATGTGAAGACGCGTTTCCGTGGCCTGGCCAAAAACACCGCACAACTGGTAACGCTGTTCGCCCTGTCGAACCTGTGGATGGCCCGTCGACATTTGCTGACGAATGCAGGAGAGGTGCGCCTGTAA
- the eutC gene encoding ethanolamine ammonia-lyase subunit EutC: MYDDSSLSSASENPWQQLRNLTPARIALGRAGTSMPTRAQLDFQFAHAQARDAVHLPFDHGALAAGLAHQHRQSLLLHSAAKDRDTYLQRPDLGRRLSLESAELLGQHRENNPDGYDLAIVIADGLSALAVHRNALPMVAHIEEHAAAEGWSVAPIALVSQGRVAVADEVAELLGARMVVILIGERPGLSSLDSLGLYFTYAPRVGLTDAYRNCISNVRQEGLSYAMASHRLLYLMREACRRQLSGVNLKDEAEVPLLTGGAQRENFLLG; the protein is encoded by the coding sequence ATGTACGATGACAGCTCACTCAGCAGCGCCAGCGAGAATCCCTGGCAGCAACTGCGCAACCTCACCCCAGCGCGTATCGCTCTAGGCCGCGCCGGCACCAGTATGCCGACCCGCGCGCAGCTGGATTTCCAGTTCGCCCACGCCCAGGCTCGCGATGCCGTGCACCTGCCGTTTGATCACGGTGCATTGGCCGCCGGCCTGGCTCACCAGCATCGGCAAAGCCTGCTGCTGCACAGCGCCGCCAAGGACCGCGACACCTACCTTCAACGCCCTGATCTGGGTCGGCGCTTAAGTCTCGAATCTGCCGAGCTGCTGGGCCAGCACCGCGAAAACAACCCGGATGGCTACGACCTGGCCATCGTCATCGCCGACGGCCTGTCGGCCCTGGCCGTACACCGCAATGCCCTGCCCATGGTGGCGCATATCGAGGAGCACGCTGCTGCCGAAGGCTGGAGCGTGGCGCCCATCGCCCTGGTCAGCCAGGGCCGCGTGGCGGTGGCCGATGAAGTGGCCGAATTGCTCGGCGCACGCATGGTGGTGATCCTGATTGGTGAACGCCCGGGCCTGAGTTCACTGGACAGCCTGGGCCTGTATTTCACCTACGCGCCCAGGGTCGGCCTGACCGATGCCTACCGCAACTGCATCTCCAACGTGCGCCAGGAAGGCCTGAGCTACGCCATGGCCAGCCACCGCCTGCTGTATCTGATGCGCGAGGCCTGCCGCCGCCAGCTGTCGGGGGTCAACCTCAAGGATGAAGCCGAAGTGCCGCTGCTAACAGGTGGCGCGCAGCGCGAAAACTTCCTGCTGGGCTAA
- a CDS encoding GNAT family N-acetyltransferase translates to MRIVQATLEHLDQLTPLFVNYREHFGQLPYPDSSRAFLEKRISREESVIYLAMADDEDKILGFCQLYSSFSSLSLKRVWILNDIYVCQDARRQLVADRLIQTAKQMAKETNAVRLRVASSVDNEVAHKLYESIGFKEDTEFKSFVLPITEDFTAP, encoded by the coding sequence ATGCGCATCGTCCAAGCGACCCTGGAGCATCTGGATCAACTGACCCCCCTATTCGTCAATTACCGCGAACACTTCGGCCAGCTGCCCTACCCTGATTCCTCGCGTGCCTTTCTGGAAAAGCGCATCAGCCGCGAGGAGTCGGTGATCTACCTGGCCATGGCCGATGACGAGGACAAGATTCTCGGCTTCTGCCAGCTCTACTCGAGCTTCTCCTCGCTGTCGCTCAAGCGCGTGTGGATTCTCAACGACATCTACGTCTGCCAGGACGCACGCCGCCAGCTGGTGGCCGACCGCCTGATCCAGACCGCCAAGCAGATGGCCAAGGAAACCAACGCCGTGCGCCTGCGCGTGGCCTCCAGCGTTGATAACGAGGTGGCCCACAAGCTCTACGAGTCCATCGGTTTCAAGGAAGACACCGAGTTCAAGAGCTTTGTCCTGCCGATTACCGAAGACTTCACCGCGCCGTAA
- a CDS encoding protein kinase, giving the protein MSIERLHHPTVQLLCGHGLDLPNQAARARATWLPGREGRPAVLLVALLWARECTDVVRTLDSYLDGLLADCCCTPGCWSEAQAARQVLAAFNQQLFRQRQAGRSIAQLNAGLLLLQNGEAQFLQAGAIGLRRYQGGTTQSLIGRDGLQLGAQAELALVQHSLTRSPGELLLLAPQPLLDVADLQGFHGAGDGAGSDPLPVLLAPLLQAPGAAVLLLPGEVDSAPELAPRKPWRAVVNAQPGLQLDGWVLLSACPYGPPGRVFRATDPRGREAMLWLAEQEADEAFWQREWVLRRSPVASLAQVMSSHQPREHAFWLFEPAGKGMRSLIDWVAAHGPVDGLTVLAVLEQLIAAVRGLQRRGMQGLWLDPRNILVSDGGRVRLLPEHAALIPGVAQQALPAQAVPLAPEARAGRVVDGRADQFALAALAYWLFSGRWPEAAQADADGHSRYVPLAQFSVHVPIGWDGVLARALAPRPDARFEALSEFAQALRQPLLHQPAPLRRTRYYRQSWHLAALALLVLQLGLGLWLSLEG; this is encoded by the coding sequence ATGTCGATCGAACGCCTGCATCATCCCACCGTGCAATTGCTTTGCGGTCACGGCCTCGACCTGCCAAACCAGGCCGCACGGGCCCGCGCGACCTGGCTGCCGGGGCGGGAAGGACGGCCGGCGGTGCTCCTGGTAGCGCTGCTCTGGGCGCGTGAATGCACCGATGTGGTGCGCACCCTGGACTCCTACCTGGATGGCCTGCTGGCCGATTGCTGTTGCACGCCTGGTTGCTGGAGCGAAGCTCAGGCGGCGCGGCAGGTGCTGGCAGCATTCAACCAGCAGCTGTTTCGTCAACGTCAGGCTGGGCGCAGCATCGCGCAACTGAATGCCGGCTTGTTACTGCTGCAGAACGGCGAGGCGCAGTTTCTCCAGGCTGGGGCCATCGGTTTACGGCGCTACCAAGGAGGCACCACGCAGAGCCTGATCGGTCGCGATGGCTTGCAGTTGGGGGCGCAAGCCGAACTGGCGCTGGTGCAGCACAGCCTGACCCGGAGCCCAGGTGAGCTGTTGCTGCTGGCTCCACAGCCGCTGCTGGATGTGGCGGACTTGCAGGGCTTTCACGGTGCGGGAGATGGGGCGGGAAGTGATCCATTACCGGTGCTGCTTGCACCCTTGCTGCAAGCCCCCGGCGCAGCTGTTTTATTGCTGCCGGGCGAAGTGGATAGCGCGCCTGAACTGGCCCCGCGCAAGCCCTGGCGCGCGGTGGTTAATGCGCAACCTGGTTTGCAGTTGGATGGCTGGGTGCTGCTCTCTGCCTGCCCCTACGGTCCGCCGGGGCGGGTGTTTCGCGCCACTGATCCGCGGGGGCGTGAGGCCATGCTGTGGCTGGCCGAACAGGAGGCGGATGAAGCCTTCTGGCAGCGCGAGTGGGTGCTGCGGCGCAGCCCGGTGGCCAGCCTGGCGCAGGTGATGTCTTCGCATCAGCCGCGTGAGCATGCCTTCTGGCTGTTCGAGCCTGCGGGCAAGGGCATGCGCAGCCTGATCGACTGGGTGGCGGCCCACGGCCCTGTCGATGGTTTGACGGTACTGGCCGTGCTCGAACAGTTGATCGCCGCCGTGCGCGGTTTGCAACGGCGCGGCATGCAAGGGCTGTGGCTAGACCCACGGAATATCCTGGTAAGTGACGGTGGCCGTGTGCGGCTGTTGCCTGAGCATGCTGCGCTGATTCCCGGTGTCGCGCAGCAGGCGCTGCCGGCTCAGGCCGTGCCGCTGGCCCCTGAGGCGCGTGCTGGGAGGGTGGTGGATGGCCGCGCCGACCAGTTTGCCCTGGCGGCGTTGGCGTACTGGCTGTTCAGTGGGCGTTGGCCTGAGGCGGCGCAGGCGGATGCCGACGGTCATAGCCGTTATGTGCCGCTGGCGCAGTTCAGTGTGCATGTGCCTATCGGCTGGGATGGTGTGCTGGCGCGGGCTCTGGCGCCCCGGCCTGACGCGCGCTTCGAGGCACTGTCGGAGTTTGCGCAGGCGCTGCGTCAGCCGTTACTGCATCAGCCGGCCCCCTTGCGTCGCACACGGTACTATCGGCAGAGCTGGCACCTGGCGGCGCTGGCTCTGCTGGTACTGCAACTGGGCTTGGGTTTGTGGCTTAGCCTGGAAGGCTGA
- a CDS encoding zinc-dependent peptidase, which yields MWSLRAWRRQRILARHPISSAQWQAVLQQLPILDGLDDAEQQRLRERAVLFLHHKHLSALPGVELDGHARLLLAVQAELPLLHLADLNWYQGFHEIVLYPDDFISPQRHRDASGVVHEWDAAHSGEAWQQGPVILAWPGVQTSGQWHGYNLVIHELAHKLDMLNGDANGLPPLHSNMAVQDWAKAMQSAFDQLNAELDADPEGETAIDPYAAENPAEFFAVTSEYFFSAPDLLAGAFPAVYAQLALFYRQDPLARLQQLQANNPDYQVRTEDSGFATNG from the coding sequence ATGTGGTCGCTCCGCGCCTGGCGTCGCCAGCGCATCCTTGCCCGTCACCCCATCAGCAGCGCGCAATGGCAGGCTGTGCTGCAACAGCTGCCGATCCTCGATGGTTTGGACGACGCCGAACAGCAGCGCCTGCGCGAACGCGCCGTGCTGTTTTTGCACCACAAACACCTCAGCGCCCTGCCCGGCGTCGAACTGGACGGCCATGCACGCCTGTTGCTGGCGGTGCAGGCCGAACTGCCGCTGCTGCACCTGGCCGACCTCAACTGGTATCAGGGCTTTCATGAAATCGTCCTCTACCCGGATGACTTCATCAGCCCGCAGCGCCACCGCGACGCCAGCGGTGTGGTGCACGAATGGGACGCCGCACACAGCGGCGAAGCCTGGCAACAAGGTCCGGTAATCCTCGCCTGGCCCGGCGTGCAGACCAGCGGCCAGTGGCATGGCTACAACCTGGTGATCCACGAGTTGGCGCACAAGCTGGACATGCTTAACGGCGACGCCAACGGCCTGCCGCCGTTGCACAGCAATATGGCTGTGCAGGATTGGGCCAAAGCCATGCAGAGCGCCTTCGATCAGCTAAACGCCGAGCTGGATGCCGACCCCGAGGGCGAAACCGCCATTGACCCTTATGCAGCGGAAAACCCGGCGGAGTTCTTCGCCGTTACCAGCGAATACTTTTTCAGCGCCCCAGACCTGCTCGCCGGCGCCTTCCCGGCGGTGTACGCGCAGCTGGCGCTGTTCTACCGCCAGGACCCGCTGGCGCGCCTGCAGCAGTTGCAGGCCAATAACCCGGACTATCAGGTCAGAACTGAAGACAGCGGGTTCGCGACCAATGGCTAG
- the ppa gene encoding inorganic diphosphatase, which produces MSYSKIPAGKDLPNDIYVAIEIPANHAPIKYEIDHDIDCLMVDRFMATPMFYPANYGFIPHTLADDGDPLDVLVVTPYPVAPGSVIRARPVGVLLMSDEAGGDAKLVAVPHDKLTVLYKDVQEYTDLPPLLIEQIKHFFENYKDLEKGKWVKVEGWAGADEARNLIIKAVAAYQK; this is translated from the coding sequence ATGAGCTACAGCAAGATCCCTGCTGGCAAAGACCTGCCAAACGACATCTATGTCGCCATCGAGATCCCGGCCAACCACGCGCCGATCAAATACGAGATCGATCACGATATCGATTGCCTGATGGTCGACCGTTTCATGGCCACCCCGATGTTCTACCCGGCCAACTATGGTTTTATCCCGCACACCCTGGCTGACGACGGTGACCCCCTCGACGTGCTGGTCGTGACCCCGTACCCAGTGGCACCAGGCTCGGTTATCCGCGCCCGTCCAGTTGGCGTACTGTTGATGAGCGACGAAGCCGGCGGCGACGCCAAGCTGGTTGCCGTACCGCACGACAAACTCACCGTGCTGTACAAAGATGTGCAGGAATACACCGACCTGCCCCCGCTGCTGATCGAGCAGATCAAGCACTTCTTCGAGAACTACAAAGATCTCGAGAAGGGCAAGTGGGTCAAGGTTGAAGGCTGGGCTGGCGCCGACGAGGCCCGCAACCTGATTATCAAGGCGGTCGCTGCTTACCAAAAATAG
- a CDS encoding IS5 family transposase: MKQMTFADAEYAGKRKQTRKELFLIEMDQVVPWKGLIALIEPHYPKGEGGRPAYPLMAMLRVHLMQNWFGYSDPAMEEALYETTILRQFAGLSLERIPDETTILNFRRLLEKHELAAGILAVINGYLGDRGLSLRQGTIVDATLINAPSSTKNKDGKRDPEMHQTKKGNQYYFGMKAHIGVDDESGLVHSVVGTAANVADVTQVDKLLHGKENMVGADAGYTGVEKRPEHEGREVIWQIAARRSTYNTLSKRSALYKAKRKIEKAKAQVRAKVEHPFRVIKRQFGYVKTRFRGLAKNTAQLVTLFALSNLWMARRHLLTNAGEVRL; encoded by the coding sequence ATGAAGCAGATGACCTTCGCCGACGCCGAGTACGCCGGCAAGCGCAAGCAAACCCGCAAAGAGCTGTTCCTGATCGAGATGGATCAGGTTGTGCCGTGGAAGGGTTTGATTGCCTTGATCGAACCGCATTACCCCAAGGGTGAAGGCGGACGTCCAGCCTATCCGCTGATGGCGATGTTACGGGTTCATTTGATGCAGAACTGGTTCGGCTACAGCGACCCGGCGATGGAGGAGGCTCTGTACGAGACCACCATCCTGCGCCAGTTTGCGGGTCTGAGCCTGGAGCGCATTCCCGACGAAACCACCATCCTCAACTTCCGCCGATTGCTGGAGAAACACGAACTGGCTGCGGGCATCTTGGCCGTCATCAATGGCTATTTGGGTGACCGCGGTTTGTCATTGCGCCAAGGCACCATCGTCGATGCCACGCTGATCAATGCGCCGAGTTCGACCAAGAACAAGGACGGTAAGCGTGACCCGGAAATGCACCAGACCAAGAAGGGAAACCAGTATTACTTCGGCATGAAGGCGCACATCGGCGTCGATGACGAGTCGGGTTTAGTGCATAGCGTGGTCGGCACGGCAGCCAATGTTGCAGACGTTACTCAGGTCGACAAGCTGCTACACGGCAAAGAAAACATGGTGGGTGCCGACGCGGGTTACACCGGCGTAGAGAAGCGGCCAGAACATGAAGGCCGTGAAGTGATCTGGCAGATCGCAGCCCGCCGCAGTACGTACAACACGTTGAGTAAGCGCAGCGCGCTGTACAAAGCCAAGCGCAAGATCGAGAAGGCCAAGGCGCAAGTTCGCGCCAAGGTCGAGCACCCGTTCCGGGTGATCAAGCGTCAGTTCGGTTATGTGAAGACGCGTTTCCGTGGCCTGGCCAAAAACACCGCACAACTGGTAACGCTGTTCGCCCTGTCGAACCTGTGGATGGCCCGTCGACATTTGCTGACGAATGCAGGAGAGGTGCGCCTGTAA
- the eat gene encoding ethanolamine permease, which yields MAAEQISAVGLPQGTDLEQVDADYFQSRQLKKGAAGWVLLVGLGVAYVISGDYAGWNFGLAQGGWGGMFLATLLMALMYLCMCFSLAELSSMIPTAGGGYGFARSAFGPLGGFLTGTAILIEYAIAPAAIAVFIGAYCESLFGIGGWAIYLAFYVLFIGIHIFGVGEALKLMFIITAVAAIALGVFIVAMVPHFSVANLLDIPVTKAAGASSFLPFGYVGVWAAIPYAIWFFLAVEGVPLAAEETRNPQRDMPRGLIGAMLVLLAFALLILLIGPGGAGAKALMASGNPLVEALTIAYGESTWMSSFVNLIGLAGLIASFFSIIYAYSRQIFALSRAGYLPRSLSLTNKNKAPVLALIVPGLIGFALSLTGQGDLLILVAVFGATISYVLMMAAHITLRVRRPEMHRPYRTPGGIVTSGIALVLACVAVVAGFLVDTRVVIGAAIIYAVLIAYFALYSRHHLVAGTPEEEFVAIGKAEAALK from the coding sequence ATGGCAGCAGAACAAATCAGTGCGGTAGGTCTACCGCAAGGCACCGATTTAGAGCAGGTCGATGCCGATTACTTCCAAAGCAGGCAATTGAAGAAGGGCGCAGCAGGCTGGGTATTGCTGGTCGGTCTGGGCGTGGCCTACGTGATTTCCGGCGACTATGCCGGCTGGAACTTCGGTCTAGCCCAGGGCGGTTGGGGCGGCATGTTTCTCGCCACCCTGCTGATGGCGCTGATGTACCTGTGCATGTGTTTCTCCCTGGCAGAACTTTCCTCGATGATCCCCACCGCAGGCGGCGGCTACGGCTTTGCCCGCAGCGCCTTCGGCCCCCTGGGCGGTTTTCTTACCGGCACGGCGATCCTGATCGAATACGCCATTGCCCCAGCGGCGATTGCGGTGTTTATCGGCGCCTACTGCGAGTCGCTGTTCGGCATTGGCGGCTGGGCAATCTACCTGGCCTTCTATGTGCTGTTTATCGGCATCCATATCTTCGGCGTCGGTGAAGCGCTGAAGCTGATGTTTATCATCACCGCCGTGGCGGCGATTGCCCTCGGCGTGTTTATCGTCGCGATGGTGCCGCACTTCTCGGTGGCCAACCTGCTCGACATCCCAGTGACCAAAGCCGCAGGCGCCAGCAGTTTCCTGCCGTTCGGCTATGTCGGCGTGTGGGCGGCGATCCCCTATGCGATCTGGTTTTTCCTCGCGGTTGAAGGCGTGCCGCTGGCCGCTGAAGAAACCCGCAATCCGCAGCGCGACATGCCACGCGGGCTGATCGGCGCGATGCTGGTACTGCTGGCCTTTGCCCTGCTGATTCTGCTGATTGGCCCAGGCGGCGCCGGCGCCAAGGCGCTGATGGCGTCGGGCAACCCACTGGTGGAAGCCCTGACCATTGCCTACGGCGAATCCACCTGGATGAGCAGCTTCGTCAACCTGATCGGCCTGGCCGGTTTGATCGCCAGCTTCTTCTCGATCATCTACGCTTACTCCCGGCAGATCTTCGCCCTGTCACGTGCCGGCTACCTGCCGCGCTCGCTGTCGCTGACCAACAAGAACAAGGCACCGGTGCTGGCGCTGATCGTGCCCGGCCTGATCGGCTTTGCCCTGTCGCTGACGGGCCAGGGTGACCTGCTGATTCTGGTCGCGGTGTTCGGCGCCACCATCTCCTACGTGCTGATGATGGCCGCGCACATCACCCTGCGCGTGCGCCGTCCGGAAATGCATCGCCCGTATCGCACCCCAGGCGGCATCGTCACCTCGGGCATCGCCCTGGTGCTTGCCTGCGTGGCCGTGGTGGCCGGCTTCCTGGTCGATACACGGGTGGTGATTGGTGCCGCGATTATCTACGCCGTGCTGATCGCCTACTTCGCCCTGTACAGTCGCCATCACCTGGTGGCCGGTACGCCGGAAGAAGAATTCGTCGCCATCGGTAAAGCCGAGGCCGCGCTCAAGTAA
- a CDS encoding aldehyde dehydrogenase family protein, with protein MRYAHPGTEGALVSFKSRYGNYIGGEFVAPVKGQYFTNTSPVNGLPIAEFPRSTAEDIDKALDAAHSAADAWGRTSVQERSLILLKIADRIEANLEVLAITETWDNGKAVRETLNADIPLAADHFRYFAGCLRAQEGSAAEIDGNTVAYHIHEPLGVVGQIIPWNFPLLMAAWKLAPALAAGNCVVLKPAEQTPLGISVLMELIGDLLPPGVLNLVQGYGKEAGEALATCKRIAKIAFTGSTPVGAHIMKCAAENIIPSTVELGGKSPNIFFEDIMQAEPSFIEKAAEGLVLAFFNQGEVCTCPSRALVQESIYPAFMREVMKKVEQIKRGDPLDTDTMVGAQASEQQFDKILSYLEIAKQEGAELLTGGSVEKLSGTLDGGYYIQPTLLKGHNKMRVFQEEIFGPVVSVTTFKDEAEALAIANDTEFGLGAGLWTRDINRAYRMGRAIKAGRVWTNCYHLYPAHAAFGGYKKSGVGRETHKMMLDHYQQTKNLLVSYDTNPLGFF; from the coding sequence ATGCGTTACGCCCATCCCGGTACCGAAGGTGCCCTCGTTTCGTTCAAATCCCGTTACGGTAACTACATCGGCGGCGAGTTTGTCGCGCCGGTCAAAGGCCAGTACTTCACCAACACCTCGCCGGTGAACGGCCTGCCGATTGCCGAGTTCCCGCGCTCCACGGCCGAAGATATCGACAAGGCGCTGGACGCTGCCCATTCCGCCGCCGATGCCTGGGGCCGAACGTCGGTGCAGGAACGCTCACTGATTCTGTTGAAGATCGCCGACCGCATCGAAGCCAACCTTGAAGTACTGGCCATCACCGAAACCTGGGACAACGGCAAGGCCGTGCGCGAAACCCTGAATGCCGATATTCCCCTGGCCGCCGACCACTTCCGCTACTTCGCCGGCTGCCTGCGCGCCCAGGAAGGCTCGGCTGCCGAGATCGACGGCAACACCGTGGCTTATCACATCCATGAGCCGCTGGGCGTGGTCGGGCAGATCATCCCTTGGAACTTCCCGCTGCTGATGGCCGCATGGAAACTTGCCCCGGCCCTGGCCGCCGGCAACTGCGTGGTATTGAAACCGGCCGAGCAAACGCCGCTGGGCATCAGCGTGCTGATGGAGCTGATCGGCGACCTGCTGCCGCCGGGCGTGCTCAACTTGGTGCAGGGTTACGGTAAAGAAGCGGGCGAGGCCCTGGCCACCTGCAAACGCATCGCCAAGATCGCCTTCACCGGCTCGACCCCGGTGGGCGCGCACATCATGAAGTGCGCCGCCGAAAACATCATCCCGAGCACCGTGGAGCTGGGCGGCAAATCGCCGAACATCTTCTTCGAAGACATCATGCAGGCCGAGCCGAGCTTTATTGAAAAAGCCGCTGAAGGCCTGGTACTGGCCTTCTTTAACCAGGGTGAAGTGTGCACCTGCCCGTCGCGGGCGCTGGTGCAGGAATCGATCTACCCGGCCTTTATGAGAGAGGTGATGAAGAAGGTCGAGCAGATCAAACGCGGCGACCCGCTGGACACCGACACCATGGTCGGCGCGCAAGCCTCCGAGCAGCAGTTCGACAAGATCTTGAGTTACCTGGAAATCGCCAAACAGGAAGGTGCTGAGTTGCTTACCGGAGGCAGCGTAGAAAAACTCAGCGGTACCCTGGACGGCGGTTATTACATCCAGCCGACCCTGCTCAAGGGCCACAACAAGATGCGCGTGTTCCAGGAGGAAATCTTCGGCCCGGTGGTCAGCGTCACCACTTTCAAGGACGAAGCCGAAGCCCTGGCGATTGCCAACGACACCGAGTTCGGCCTCGGCGCCGGCCTGTGGACCCGCGACATCAACCGCGCCTACCGCATGGGCCGGGCGATCAAGGCCGGGCGCGTGTGGACCAACTGCTACCACCTCTACCCCGCCCATGCTGCCTTCGGTGGCTACAAGAAGTCCGGCGTCGGCCGCGAAACCCACAAGATGATGCTCGACCACTACCAGCAGACCAAGAACCTGTTGGTGAGCTACGACACCAACCCACTCGGCTTTTTCTAG